The following are encoded in a window of Syngnathoides biaculeatus isolate LvHL_M chromosome 3, ASM1980259v1, whole genome shotgun sequence genomic DNA:
- the sltm gene encoding SAFB-like transcription modulator, with translation MHKSVSKMASVAISTTLKKITELKVVDLKSELKRRNLDTSGIKSVLLARLKQAIESEDADSDSVEAQAPVSTPTRKFGKGRGRKTDSDLDTTTEDDMVSKETEEYESEKDVTDTDDGTRENCKPALCEDNLSQPETTAVPEVEPETEGVVTEADSEPDVADADTDVEPEPEAEADVEQEAEADVEQEAEADAEPQVDDEAEGEPQDDGEAEPEADGEAEPELESDEEMAAEAKDSSKEVEEDHPSVSMQNEDAITLDVDGDDLLDTGKHVKLPDSEADKGNDEPEASAEMGTDDDMKIEDRDGKQDGEAWGEPSENSRDAMKKAEAGDKEKDSGKKGPSSTGVSGQAKSSSRDRDGKAAKDDKVVGSSTSIRSSHNIWVSGLSFNTKAADLKNLFGKYGKVLSAKVLTNARSPGSKCYGLVTMSSSAEVTRCISQLDCTELDGQQIYVECAKNHPFKKESSKNELDDKASTSKSSEKRSATGTKLSNKSQQRKEEQSGEKDKDSSKDTKSGKSDSGASSSVQGSSKRDDRSSGRTKSPGAMVQGDQTKGKSTFFKMRPLRKPRYIDKPFVNMPMQRRPKWLLPPEEMEMIKRKHQLAKDGGFVPFAKIKEQRMRERMDRARRPPDPRRHRELAEHHEQECQERENLSRERHRLEMERQKLERERLEREKLERERIRIEQERRKEAEHMARQQELRRQQEHLRYEQEKRNLKRGRDVEHGRRDNTYWNGNKKIQSDARLNQGGNFERQQNRFSNLNQRQRGRFPQGGVDQSNTFDRRNRFDGEPEAKKSRPAIQREGAGFERYPKNFEPVRRAEPPPPRSALRDTDRRDRDERRPIQLHDRPMGARMSGVSNPRSPRDGGQPWKNNANINANKGELRGPMRIRTERSGRDGPGPVQRGGSSANRGRGSFNDQDGGRGMVMNDQSFSSGRRVVVECHSREQGMRKEWHGASAPQGGGGGGGGGSFSNNRRMTDSRRNMMSQPSGPSSGMSRIVQITSSSVPSRGTTGGFKAFKGTRQF, from the exons GAAACAGAGGAGTATGAGTCAGAGAAAG ATGTAACAGATACAGATGATGGTACACGGGAAAATTGTAAGCCTGCGCTCTGCGAGGACAACCTCTCTCAGCCCGAGACTACTGCTGTACCCGAGGTTGAGCCCGAGACAGAAGGCGTGGTCACCGAGGCCGATTCAGAGCCAGATGTGGCTGACGCAGACACAGATGTTGAGCCGGAGCCGGAGGCTGAGGCAGATGTGGAGCAAGAGGCTGAGGCAGATGTGGAGCAAGAGGCTGAGGCAGATGCCGAGCCACAAGTCGACGACGAGGCAGAGGGAGAGCCGCAGGATGATGgggaggccgagcccgaggctGATGGGGAGGCCGAACCTGAATTGGAGTCTGATGAAGAGATGGCTGCCGAAGCCAAAGATTCCTCGAAAGAAGTAGAGGAAGATCACCCGTCTGTGTCGATGCAAAACGAAGATGCCATCACATTAGATGTTGATGGCGACGATCTGCTGGACACAGGTAAACACGTGAAACTTCCAGATTCAGAGGCTGACAAGGGCAACGATGAGCCCGAAGCCTCTGCCGAGATGGGCACAGATGATGACATGAAGATTGAAGACAGAGATGGCAAGCAAGACGGCGAAGCCTGGGGCGAGCCCTCAGAGAACAGCAGAGATGCCATGAAGAAGGCTGAAGCTGGAGATAAAGAAAAGGATTCTGGGAAGAAAGGCCCCTCATCCACAGGGGTATCAGGTCAAGCAAAGAG CTCTTCACGAGACAGAGATGGAAAAGCTGCTAAGGATGATAAGG TTGTCGGGAGCAGCACCAGCATCAGGTCTTCCCATAACATTTGGGTGAGTGGCCTGTCCTTCAACACCAAAGCAGCAGATCTGAAGAACCTCTTTGGCAAATATGGCAAG GTTTTAAGCGCCAAGGTCTTGACAAATGCCCGCAGTCCTGGCTCAAAGTGCTACGGCCTGGTCACAATGTCTTCCAGTGCTGAAGTGACGCGTTGCATCTCTCAATTGGACTGCACTGAGCTTGATGGACAGCAAATATATGTTGAATGC gccAAAAATCACCCCTTCAAAAAAGAATCCTCAAAGAATGAATTAGATGACAAAGCAAGTACCAGCAAATCAAGTGAAAAACGGAGCGCCACAGGGACCAAGTTGTCTAACAA ATCACAGCAACGAAAAGAAGAGCAATCTGGAGAAAAGGACAAAGATTCATCCAAGGACACTAAAAGTGGCAAATCTGATTCTGGTGCATCAAGTTCTGTCCAAGGTTCCTCAAAGAGGGATGACAGATCCTCTGGAC GAACAAAGAGTCCAGGCGCTATGGTACAGGGGGATCAGACTAAAGGAAAGTcaacttttttcaaaatgagacctTTAAGAAAACCAAGATATATTGATAAG CCTTTTGTTAACATGCCAATGCAAAGACGTCCCAAATGGCTGTTACCCCCCGAAGAG ATGGAGATGATTAAACGCAAACATCAGTTGGCCAAGGATGGTGGCTTTGTTCCTTTTGCGAAGATAAAAGAGCAGAGAATGCGGGAGCGGATGGACCGTGCTCGTAGACCCCCAGACCCGCGCAG GCACCGCGAATTGGCTGAGCATCACGAACAGGAGTGCCAAGAGCGTGAGAACCTCTCTCGTGAACGTCATAGACTGGAGATGGAAAGACAAAAGTTGGAGAGGGAGCGCCTCGAGAGGGAGAAGCTCGAAAGGGAGAGAATCCGAATAGAGCAA GAGCGGCGAAAAGAAGCTGAACATATGGCGCGCCAACAGGAGCTCAGACGACAGCAAGAGCACCTCCGCTATGAACAGGAGAAGAGAAACCTCAAAAGAGGCCGTGATGTAGAGCATGG TCGGAGAGATAATACATACTGGAACGGCAACAAGAAGATTCAGTCCGATGCTCGTCTCAACCAAGGTGGCAACTTCGAGCGACAGCAGAACCGCTTCTCCAACTTAAACCAACGCCAGAGGGGCCGCTTCCCACAGGGCGGTGTCGACCAGAGCAACACATTTGACAG GCGCAACCGTTTTGACGGAGAGCCAGAAGCAAAGAAGAGTCGACCCGCTATTCAGCGCGAGGGAGCCGGCTTCGAGCGCTACCCCAAGAACTTTGAACCCGTGCGCCGTGCCGAGCCACCTCCTCCTCGCTCCGCCCTCCGCGACACCGACCGTAGGGATCGAGACGAAAGGCGGCCCATCCAGTTGCACGATCGGCCGATGGGAGCCCGGATGTCAGGCGTGTCTAACCCCCGCTCTCCCAGGGATGGGGGCCAACCCTGGAAGAACAATGCCAACATAAATGCCAACAAGGGCGAGCTACG CGGACCCATGCGAATTCGTACCGAGAGGTCGGGCCGAGATGGCCCCGGTCCAGTCCAAAGAGGAGGTTCTTCAGCGAACCGAGGAAGAGGCTCCTTTAATGATCAGGATGGAGGAAGAGGCATGGTGATGAATGATCAG TCTTTCAGCTCAGGCCGTCGGGTGGTCGTGGAGTGTCACAGCAGAGAGCAGGGCATGAGGAAGGAGTGGCACGGTGCCTCGGCTCcccaaggaggaggaggaggcggcggcggcggcagcttCTCCAACAACCGCCGGATGACCGACAGCCGTCGCAACATGATGTCGCAACCTTCTGG TCCCTCATCTGGAATGAGTCGCATCGTCCAAATCACCAGCAGCTCCGTTCCCAGCCGCGGTACCACGGGCGGCTTTAAGGCTTTCAAAGGGACGCGGCAGTTCTAA